The DNA region GCGCAAGGACTTCGTGCTTTCGGAGGTGCAACTCTATCAGAGTGTGCTGCTGGGCGCGGATGCCGTGCTGTTGATCGTGGCCGCCCTGTCGACTCCGGAGCTGCGCCGGCTGCATGCGCTCGCGCTCGATTTGGGCCTCGAAGCCCTGGTCGAGGTGCATGATCCGGCCGAACTCGACCAGGCGCTCGGGGTCGGAGCAACGCTGATCGGCATCAATAACCGTGATCTTCGCACCTTTTCGATCGACCTGAAGACCTCGGAGCGGCTTGCGGGAGCCATTCCGGAGGATCGCGTGGCGGTCAGCGAGAGCGGGATCGTTTCCGGGACCCAGGCGGAGCATCTCCGGTCTCTGGGCATCGATGCGATTCTCGTCGGGGAGGCTCTGATGCGATCTGCGGATCCGAAAGCCAAATTGGCGGAATTCCGCCGGTCGGCGGGCGTGCGGGCGAGAAGGCGGCCTTTGGCGTAGAGAGATGGGGTTCTATGCCGGTTCGGGTCAAAATTTGCGGGATCACCTCTCTGGCGGATGCTCGCATGGCGCTCGATGCGGGAGCGGACGCCCTCGGATTTATCCTCTATCCGGGCAGCCCGCGCTACGTGAAGCCGGAAGACGCCGCGGAAATCCTCGAG from Methylacidimicrobium sp. AP8 includes:
- the trpC gene encoding indole-3-glycerol phosphate synthase TrpC — translated: MENRLEQILRSKREEIAHFGSACDQWRKEALAAKRGFRSMARALKKQERIGVLAEVKRASPSAGPIAPDCDPVRQALLYAEAGADAISVLTDGPFFSGCAEDLRRIRQAVDLPLLRKDFVLSEVQLYQSVLLGADAVLLIVAALSTPELRRLHALALDLGLEALVEVHDPAELDQALGVGATLIGINNRDLRTFSIDLKTSERLAGAIPEDRVAVSESGIVSGTQAEHLRSLGIDAILVGEALMRSADPKAKLAEFRRSAGVRARRRPLA